A DNA window from Actinomadura coerulea contains the following coding sequences:
- a CDS encoding FecR/PupR family sigma factor regulator gives MLQIRSTIARSGAGAVPLAGCLAALVAAGVLTGCGDAGATITRLTVGSPGPDPYTLASGTDRVDVKARPRAGGTREGDAPGLYGGTRRASTCDRKRLVAFLRAHPDKARAWARVQGIPVGEIPRYVSRQTPVLLRTDTLVTNHGYRDGEAVSDPAVLQAGMGVLVNGYGVPTVKCNCGNPLSPPDKKISTPNASYSGRSWPGFEKGNVTRIQPRDSRKGAITTFVLVDPDATMGFARPRATEGASDGPPTALPPTETEVVAGDSPAPDGSGLETPGTESPGTEPPGSGTPGPETPGARSPGTGTPGPQTPGPALSSPSPGVVTQDPGTGAGGKETPGEATHGPVSLPPSREPAPATS, from the coding sequence ATGCTGCAGATTCGTTCGACGATTGCGCGGTCCGGCGCCGGTGCCGTGCCGCTGGCGGGGTGCCTCGCGGCCCTCGTCGCGGCCGGCGTGCTGACCGGCTGCGGGGACGCCGGCGCGACCATCACGCGGCTGACGGTGGGATCGCCGGGACCCGACCCGTACACGCTGGCGTCCGGCACCGACCGGGTCGATGTGAAGGCGAGGCCGCGGGCGGGCGGCACCAGGGAGGGGGACGCGCCGGGCCTCTACGGCGGCACGCGCCGGGCCTCGACCTGCGACAGGAAGCGGCTCGTCGCCTTCCTGCGGGCCCATCCCGACAAGGCGCGGGCGTGGGCGCGGGTGCAGGGCATCCCGGTGGGCGAGATCCCGCGGTACGTGTCGCGGCAGACGCCGGTGCTGCTGCGCACCGACACGCTCGTCACCAACCACGGGTACCGGGACGGGGAGGCCGTGAGCGACCCCGCCGTCCTTCAGGCCGGAATGGGCGTTCTGGTCAATGGTTACGGAGTGCCCACAGTGAAGTGCAATTGCGGCAATCCTCTCAGTCCGCCCGACAAAAAGATCTCCACCCCGAACGCCTCGTACAGTGGCCGGTCCTGGCCGGGGTTCGAGAAGGGGAATGTCACCCGGATACAGCCGCGGGATTCCCGCAAGGGAGCGATCACCACTTTCGTCCTCGTCGACCCGGACGCCACGATGGGGTTCGCCCGCCCCCGCGCCACCGAGGGAGCGTCGGACGGGCCACCGACCGCGCTGCCGCCGACGGAGACCGAGGTCGTGGCGGGCGACTCCCCCGCGCCGGACGGCTCGGGCCTGGAGACGCCCGGCACCGAGTCCCCCGGCACGGAGCCGCCCGGCTCCGGGACGCCCGGGCCGGAGACGCCCGGCGCGCGGTCACCGGGGACCGGGACGCCCGGGCCGCAGACCCCCGGCCCCGCGCTCTCGTCGCCGTCGCCTGGCGTGGTCACGCAGGACCCGGGTACCGGCGCCGGAGGGAAGGAGACGCCGGGCGAGGCGACGCACGGGCCGGTCTCCCTGCCGCCGTCGAGGGAGCCCGCGCCCGCGACGTCCTGA
- a CDS encoding ArsR/SmtB family transcription factor yields the protein MSSASDVVAPDACAVRVVDAAKVAAVSASLPDTETITELAQVFGLLSDPGRLRVITALLEGGEMCVCDIAASCGHSESAVSHALRLLRANRVVRVRRAGRMAYYRLDDSHVRLLLDLALTHVGHGEEGT from the coding sequence ATGAGCAGTGCTTCAGATGTCGTCGCCCCGGACGCCTGCGCCGTGCGGGTGGTCGACGCCGCGAAGGTCGCCGCCGTCTCGGCGTCCCTGCCGGACACGGAGACGATCACCGAGCTGGCGCAGGTGTTCGGGCTGCTGTCCGACCCCGGCCGGCTGCGTGTGATCACCGCGCTGCTCGAAGGGGGAGAGATGTGCGTGTGCGACATCGCCGCGTCCTGCGGGCACTCGGAGTCGGCGGTCTCGCACGCGCTGCGCCTGCTGCGCGCCAACCGCGTCGTGCGCGTCCGCCGCGCCGGCCGGATGGCCTACTACCGGCTGGACGACTCGCACGTCCGGCTGCTGCTCGATCTCGCCCTCACCCACGTCGGCCACGGGGAGGAAGGCACATGA
- a CDS encoding cation diffusion facilitator family transporter, whose translation MTGDREDTPGKREKDGGHGHGHGHAVSAGADRRLLTGALALIIAYMSVEVVIGLLAGSLALITDAAHMMTDAFAIALALVAMRIAARPPKGGYTFGLRRAEILSAQLNGLTLILLTVYFVYEGVRRLIEPPAVEGQFVFWTALAGIAVNVAATMLISRADRRSLNVEGAFQHILNDLFAFIATAVAGLVVWTTGFARADAIASLVVAALMLKAGYRLLRDAGRVLMEAAPAGIDPSELGARLAGRPCVEEVHDLHVWEVSSGYPALSAHVLVDSQGDCHAVRRDLQELLRDAYAITHTTLEVDHVPEPSGGGHVHCDDAHGPRHVAEAAEPHEHAGGAPCDH comes from the coding sequence ATGACCGGGGACCGCGAGGACACGCCCGGGAAGCGGGAGAAGGACGGAGGGCACGGCCACGGCCACGGGCACGCCGTCTCCGCGGGCGCCGACCGGCGGCTGCTGACCGGCGCGCTCGCGCTGATCATCGCCTACATGTCGGTCGAGGTGGTCATCGGCCTGCTCGCCGGGTCGCTGGCACTGATCACCGACGCCGCGCACATGATGACCGACGCGTTCGCGATCGCGCTGGCGCTGGTCGCCATGCGCATCGCCGCCCGCCCCCCGAAGGGCGGGTACACCTTCGGCCTGCGCCGCGCCGAGATCCTGTCCGCGCAGCTGAACGGGCTGACGCTGATCCTGCTCACCGTCTACTTCGTGTACGAGGGCGTCCGGCGGCTGATCGAGCCGCCCGCGGTGGAGGGCCAGTTCGTCTTCTGGACGGCCCTGGCGGGCATCGCCGTCAACGTCGCCGCGACCATGCTGATCAGCCGGGCGGACCGGCGCAGCCTGAACGTCGAGGGCGCGTTCCAGCACATCCTGAACGACCTGTTCGCGTTCATCGCGACCGCGGTCGCGGGCCTGGTCGTGTGGACGACGGGCTTCGCCCGCGCGGACGCGATCGCCTCGCTGGTGGTGGCCGCGCTGATGCTCAAGGCCGGCTACCGGCTGCTGCGGGACGCGGGCCGGGTGCTCATGGAGGCGGCGCCCGCCGGGATCGACCCGTCCGAGCTCGGCGCGCGGCTCGCCGGGCGCCCCTGCGTCGAGGAGGTCCACGACCTGCACGTGTGGGAGGTCAGCTCGGGCTACCCGGCGCTGTCGGCGCACGTGCTCGTCGACTCCCAGGGAGACTGCCACGCCGTCCGCCGCGACCTGCAGGAGCTGCTGCGCGACGCCTACGCGATCACGCACACGACGCTGGAGGTCGACCACGTTCCCGAGCCGTCCGGCGGCGGGCACGTCCACTGCGACGACGCGCACGGCCCCCGCCATGTGGCGGAGGCCGCCGAGCCCCACGAGCACGCGGGCGGCGCGCCGTGCGACCACTAG
- a CDS encoding glycoside hydrolase family 44 protein: MTRKAWLAVAAAAALLPWAAPPAQAADGPALTVDPSASRHAISPYVYGMNFASEDLAKELRLPVRRWGGNATTRYNYLYDETNRGSDWYFENVPGPAPDPAKLPDGSETDQFTEQDRRTGTGTLLTVPLIGWTPKARDYTCGFGIAKYGPQQGADAQWRPDCGNGVKPDGSNVTGNDPADTSVPAGPQYVTDWLSHLTGKYGRADGGGVRFYDLDNEPDLWHATHRDVHPEGAGYDEMRRQTYAIASAVKAADPGAKTLGPVGWGFQSLTMSGLDKQTCDRQGGDCWANPPDRAAHGGVPFADWYLRQMKAYEQEHGTRILDYFDEHIYPQQAGVSSTGPGDAATQELRLRSTRQLWDPSYTDESWIGQPIDFIPRMRGLVDQNYPGTKLAITEYNWGALGHLNGALAQADVLGIFGREGLDLATLWAPPGASDPGAYAFRMYRNYDGAGASFGETSVRASSADQGRLAVYAAERSADKALTLMIVNKSLTDDLTSTVSVAGRSGAAAGRVYRYGGADPGAIVRAPDVAVGADGFTSTFPASSITLVEIPAGGGPAAPACAAGYSVQSQWGTGFTAQVTVTNTGTSPIEGWTLGFAFTAGQRVTQGWSAAWSQSGPDVTARNLDWNRTIRPGGSVTIGFNGSSGGTNPPPGAFEVNGAACATR; the protein is encoded by the coding sequence ATGACCCGGAAGGCCTGGCTCGCCGTCGCGGCGGCCGCCGCGCTCCTGCCGTGGGCGGCGCCCCCGGCGCAGGCCGCGGACGGGCCCGCGCTGACCGTCGACCCGTCCGCGTCGCGGCACGCGATCAGCCCCTACGTGTACGGGATGAACTTCGCGTCCGAGGACCTCGCCAAGGAACTGCGCCTCCCCGTCCGGCGGTGGGGCGGCAACGCGACGACCCGCTACAACTACCTCTACGACGAGACCAACCGCGGCTCGGACTGGTACTTCGAGAATGTGCCCGGCCCCGCGCCGGACCCCGCGAAGCTCCCCGACGGCTCGGAGACCGACCAGTTCACCGAGCAGGACCGCCGGACCGGCACCGGCACGCTCCTGACCGTCCCGCTGATCGGCTGGACGCCGAAGGCCCGCGACTACACCTGCGGGTTCGGCATCGCCAAGTACGGGCCGCAGCAGGGCGCCGACGCCCAGTGGCGGCCCGACTGCGGCAACGGGGTGAAACCGGACGGCTCGAACGTCACGGGCAACGACCCGGCCGACACGAGCGTCCCGGCCGGTCCCCAGTACGTCACCGACTGGCTGTCCCATCTGACCGGCAAGTACGGCCGGGCCGACGGTGGCGGCGTGCGCTTCTACGATCTCGACAACGAGCCCGACCTCTGGCACGCCACGCACCGCGACGTGCACCCGGAGGGCGCCGGGTACGACGAGATGCGCCGCCAGACGTACGCGATCGCCTCCGCCGTGAAGGCCGCCGACCCGGGGGCCAAGACGCTCGGCCCGGTCGGCTGGGGCTTCCAGTCGCTGACGATGTCGGGCCTGGACAAGCAGACCTGCGACCGGCAGGGCGGCGACTGCTGGGCGAACCCGCCGGACCGGGCGGCGCACGGCGGCGTCCCGTTCGCGGACTGGTACCTGCGGCAGATGAAGGCCTACGAGCAGGAGCACGGGACCCGCATCCTCGACTACTTCGACGAGCACATCTACCCGCAGCAGGCCGGGGTGTCCTCCACCGGCCCGGGCGACGCGGCGACGCAGGAGCTGCGGCTGCGCTCCACCCGGCAGCTGTGGGACCCCTCCTACACCGACGAGAGCTGGATCGGCCAGCCGATCGACTTCATCCCGCGGATGCGCGGGCTCGTGGACCAGAACTATCCGGGCACCAAGCTGGCGATCACCGAGTACAACTGGGGCGCGCTCGGCCACCTGAACGGCGCGCTCGCCCAGGCGGACGTCCTCGGGATCTTCGGGCGGGAGGGCCTCGACCTCGCGACGCTGTGGGCGCCGCCGGGCGCGTCCGACCCGGGCGCCTACGCCTTCCGCATGTACCGGAACTACGACGGCGCGGGCGCCTCGTTCGGCGAGACGTCCGTCCGCGCGTCGAGCGCCGACCAGGGCAGGCTCGCGGTGTACGCCGCCGAGCGCTCGGCCGACAAGGCGCTCACCCTCATGATCGTGAACAAGTCGCTCACCGACGACCTCACCAGCACGGTCTCGGTCGCCGGACGGTCGGGCGCGGCGGCCGGGCGCGTCTACCGGTACGGCGGCGCCGACCCGGGCGCGATCGTCCGCGCGCCGGACGTGGCGGTCGGGGCGGACGGGTTCACCTCGACGTTCCCCGCGTCCTCGATCACGCTGGTCGAGATCCCGGCGGGCGGCGGGCCGGCCGCCCCGGCCTGCGCGGCCGGCTACTCGGTGCAGAGCCAGTGGGGGACCGGCTTCACCGCGCAGGTCACCGTCACCAACACCGGGACCTCGCCCATCGAGGGCTGGACGCTCGGGTTCGCCTTCACCGCGGGCCAGCGGGTCACCCAGGGGTGGAGCGCGGCCTGGTCGCAGAGCGGCCCGGACGTGACCGCCCGCAACCTCGACTGGAACCGGACGATCCGGCCGGGAGGCTCGGTGACGATCGGCTTCAACGGATCGAGCGGCGGGACGAACCCGCCTCCGGGCGCGTTCGAGGTGAACGGCGCCGCCTGCGCCACCCGCTGA
- a CDS encoding cellulase family glycosylhydrolase, translated as MRTTVTLRLRRPRLVPIIVAVLLALAFVQAAPRPAGAAGAGYWHTSGRQLLDSAGQPVRMTGINWFGAETSNYAPHGLWSRGYKDMLDQIKSLRYNTLRLPYSSQLFDSGSAPNSIDYAKNPDLQGLNGLQILDKIIAYAGRIGLKVVLDRHRPDSGGQSALWYTAAYPESRWISDWTMLARHYAGDTTVIGADLHNEPHSPACWGCGDQSRDWRLAAERAGNAILAANPNWLIIVEGVNDQGSDNYWWGGNLQGAAQYPVRLNVANRLVYSAHDYATSVYPQPWFDDPSFPSNLAGIWDKNWGYLYKNNVAPVLLGEFGTTLGDPRDQTWLRTLMAYLGKGTGGISFTFWSWNPNSGDTGGILNDDWTTVNTAKQAYLDPYLLGAGDPGGDPGDPGTPGTSCKVAYTVQNSWSGGFTAQVTITNTGSSALNGWTLEFAFPGDQKVGQGWSAAWSQSGAAVTAKNLDWNASVAPGASLSVGFQATGAASGAPAAFEVNDKACEV; from the coding sequence ATGAGAACGACCGTGACCTTGAGACTCCGGCGGCCCCGCCTGGTCCCGATCATCGTGGCCGTGCTGCTGGCGCTGGCGTTCGTCCAGGCCGCGCCGCGCCCGGCCGGCGCGGCCGGCGCCGGCTACTGGCACACCAGCGGCCGGCAGCTGCTCGACTCCGCCGGGCAGCCGGTGCGGATGACGGGCATCAACTGGTTCGGCGCCGAGACGTCCAACTACGCCCCGCACGGCCTCTGGTCGCGCGGCTACAAGGACATGCTCGACCAGATCAAGAGCCTGCGCTACAACACGCTGCGGCTGCCCTACAGCAGCCAGCTGTTCGACTCCGGCAGCGCCCCCAACAGCATCGACTACGCCAAGAACCCCGATCTTCAGGGGCTGAACGGGCTGCAGATCCTGGACAAGATCATCGCTTACGCGGGGCGGATCGGGCTCAAGGTCGTCCTCGACCGGCACCGCCCGGACTCCGGCGGCCAGTCCGCGCTCTGGTACACCGCCGCCTACCCGGAGTCGCGCTGGATCTCCGACTGGACGATGCTCGCCCGGCACTACGCGGGCGACACCACGGTCATCGGGGCCGACCTCCACAACGAGCCGCACTCCCCGGCGTGCTGGGGCTGCGGCGACCAGTCGAGGGACTGGCGGCTGGCCGCCGAGCGGGCCGGCAACGCGATCCTCGCGGCCAACCCGAACTGGCTGATCATCGTCGAGGGCGTCAACGACCAGGGGAGCGACAACTACTGGTGGGGCGGCAACCTCCAGGGCGCCGCGCAGTACCCGGTGCGGCTGAACGTCGCGAACCGGCTCGTGTACTCCGCCCACGACTACGCAACGTCGGTGTATCCGCAGCCGTGGTTCGACGACCCGTCCTTCCCGTCCAACCTGGCCGGGATCTGGGACAAGAACTGGGGCTACCTCTACAAGAACAACGTCGCGCCGGTCCTGCTCGGCGAGTTCGGGACGACGCTGGGCGACCCGCGCGACCAGACCTGGCTGCGCACCCTGATGGCGTACCTCGGCAAGGGCACGGGCGGTATCTCCTTCACCTTCTGGTCGTGGAACCCCAACTCGGGCGACACCGGCGGCATCCTCAACGACGACTGGACGACCGTGAACACGGCGAAGCAGGCCTACCTCGACCCCTACCTGCTCGGCGCGGGCGACCCCGGTGGAGACCCCGGCGACCCGGGCACGCCGGGAACGTCCTGCAAGGTCGCCTACACGGTGCAGAACAGCTGGTCGGGCGGCTTCACCGCCCAGGTCACCATCACCAACACCGGCTCCTCGGCGCTGAACGGCTGGACGCTGGAGTTCGCCTTCCCCGGCGACCAGAAGGTCGGCCAGGGGTGGAGCGCGGCCTGGTCGCAGAGCGGCGCCGCCGTCACCGCCAAGAACCTGGACTGGAACGCCTCGGTCGCGCCCGGCGCCTCGCTCTCGGTCGGGTTCCAGGCGACCGGCGCGGCGAGCGGCGCCCCGGCCGCGTTCGAGGTGAACGACAAGGCATGCGAGGTGTGA
- a CDS encoding amidohydrolase family protein, translating to MVEPRSDSAVPAFWRSLGLPGIIDVHVHFMPERLMSAVWGYFDEAGPLIGTEWPIRYRDSEQERLDFLRGLGVRAFTSLAYPHRPGMAESLNEWAARFAARVPECLQSATFYPEPGVEEYVRRALDAGARVFKVHLQVGGFDPRLKELDAVWGALAEAGVPALVHAGSGPVANGFTGPGPFGEVLARHPRLTAIVAHLGAPEFDGFFALADAHERVHLDTTMIFTRFAALAPFPDALLPRLRDLGLEGRILLGTDFPNIPYEYAHQLESLAALDLGDDWLRSVCWQAPAALFGEHR from the coding sequence GTGGTCGAACCTCGTTCTGATTCAGCCGTCCCCGCGTTCTGGCGGTCGCTCGGGCTGCCCGGCATCATCGACGTCCACGTCCACTTCATGCCGGAGCGGCTGATGAGCGCGGTGTGGGGGTACTTCGACGAGGCCGGTCCGCTGATCGGCACCGAGTGGCCGATCCGCTACCGGGACTCCGAGCAGGAGCGGCTGGACTTCCTGCGCGGGCTCGGCGTCCGCGCGTTCACCTCGCTCGCCTACCCGCACCGGCCCGGCATGGCCGAGTCCCTGAACGAGTGGGCGGCCCGGTTCGCCGCCCGCGTCCCCGAATGCCTCCAGTCCGCCACGTTCTATCCCGAGCCCGGCGTCGAGGAGTACGTGCGCCGCGCGCTGGACGCGGGCGCCCGCGTCTTCAAGGTCCACCTCCAGGTCGGCGGCTTCGACCCGCGCCTGAAGGAGCTGGACGCGGTCTGGGGGGCGCTCGCCGAGGCCGGCGTGCCCGCCCTCGTCCACGCCGGCTCCGGGCCGGTCGCCAACGGCTTCACCGGGCCCGGCCCGTTCGGCGAGGTGCTCGCCCGCCACCCGCGCCTGACGGCGATCGTCGCCCACCTCGGCGCGCCGGAGTTCGACGGCTTCTTCGCCCTCGCCGACGCCCACGAGCGCGTCCACCTCGACACGACGATGATCTTCACCCGCTTCGCCGCCCTGGCGCCCTTCCCGGACGCGCTGCTGCCCCGGCTGCGCGACCTCGGCCTGGAGGGGCGCATCCTGCTGGGAACCGACTTCCCGAACATCCCCTACGAGTACGCGCACCAGCTGGAGTCGCTGGCCGCGCTGGACCTGGGCGACGACTGGCTGCGCTCGGTCTGCTGGCAAGCCCCCGCCGCCCTCTTCGGCGAACACCGTTGA
- a CDS encoding alpha/beta hydrolase produces MRLRGLAGAGLIVAVAGLTASIAAGGAAPPGAPADDGAAVVGERRPRRRVLDLAVRSPVLAGVAHVRLLLPPGWSRDASRTWPALWLLHGASAGRDGHTVWSEHSDIEELTEDADVIVVMPDGGPCGSYTDWWNRGGGGAPKWETFHLAELRQILERGYRAGPSRAVAGNAMGGLGALAYAARHRGLFRAAASFSGPLHTLHRDPSGLDVADLVELGVAIGAPSLDWTDVWGDPDEQRVVWRQHNPYDLAGRLAGVRVHVSAGDGAPGPFDRPGPGGREAAPRDALEALAHTVSREFAGKLKKLGVPVSTHFYSGTHTWPYWRRELRAALPALLAEIS; encoded by the coding sequence ATGCGGTTGCGCGGCTTGGCGGGAGCGGGACTCATCGTCGCGGTCGCGGGGCTGACCGCGTCCATCGCGGCGGGCGGCGCGGCGCCGCCCGGCGCCCCGGCCGACGACGGCGCGGCCGTCGTCGGCGAGCGCCGCCCGCGCCGCCGCGTCCTCGACCTGGCCGTGCGTTCCCCCGTCCTGGCGGGCGTCGCCCACGTCCGCCTCCTCCTGCCTCCCGGCTGGTCCCGCGACGCCTCCCGCACCTGGCCGGCGCTCTGGCTGCTGCACGGGGCCTCCGCGGGCCGGGACGGGCACACCGTGTGGAGCGAGCACAGCGACATCGAGGAGCTGACCGAGGACGCCGATGTGATCGTCGTCATGCCGGACGGCGGCCCGTGCGGCAGCTATACCGACTGGTGGAACCGCGGGGGCGGCGGCGCGCCGAAGTGGGAGACCTTCCACCTCGCCGAACTCCGGCAGATCCTGGAGCGCGGATACCGCGCGGGCCCGAGCCGCGCCGTCGCGGGCAACGCGATGGGCGGGCTGGGCGCGCTGGCGTACGCGGCCAGGCACCGGGGACTCTTCCGGGCGGCGGCGTCGTTCAGCGGGCCGCTGCACACGCTGCACCGCGACCCCTCCGGGCTCGACGTCGCCGACCTCGTCGAACTCGGCGTCGCGATCGGCGCGCCGTCCCTGGACTGGACGGACGTGTGGGGAGACCCCGACGAGCAGCGCGTCGTGTGGCGCCAGCACAACCCCTACGACCTCGCGGGGCGGCTCGCGGGCGTCCGCGTGCACGTCAGCGCCGGGGACGGCGCCCCCGGCCCCTTCGACCGCCCCGGCCCGGGCGGGCGGGAGGCCGCGCCCCGCGACGCGCTGGAGGCCCTCGCCCACACCGTCTCGCGGGAGTTCGCGGGCAAGCTGAAGAAGCTCGGCGTCCCCGTCTCCACGCACTTCTACAGCGGCACCCACACCTGGCCGTACTGGCGCCGCGAGTTGCGGGCCGCGCTGCCCGCCCTGCTCGCGGAGATCTCCTGA
- a CDS encoding diacylglycerol/lipid kinase family protein, giving the protein MRSKAELESAIAGGGRAALVINSRSRRGRRLYGTARRLLREAGLEFPHVFPVTDPARLRELFADVLALEPDLVVVGGGDGTVAEAVGHLAHRDVALGVLPLGTTNNFARSLELPLDLPGAVATLALGRPDGGKVADVDVGWFESTGDPQGEGPGADREHIFANMVSLGLSVQVAEHVPHTLKRFIGRPAYALTAAGLLPRHEAFTARITIDGETHEVSTHQLNVANGAHHSGQRIARDASPDDRLLAVYRLGDERRLRLASATARHVLTGPRRSLEDDAFLTTTNVQIETDPPMQVDVDGEVRGRTPVSIKLRGNALRVIVPKTFVDT; this is encoded by the coding sequence ATGCGGAGCAAGGCTGAGCTCGAGTCGGCGATCGCGGGCGGCGGGCGCGCGGCACTGGTGATCAACTCCCGCTCCCGGCGGGGCCGGCGGCTCTACGGCACGGCGCGCCGCCTGCTGCGCGAGGCGGGTCTGGAGTTCCCGCACGTCTTCCCGGTGACCGACCCCGCCCGGCTGCGGGAGCTGTTCGCCGACGTCCTCGCCCTGGAGCCCGACCTCGTGGTCGTCGGCGGCGGGGACGGCACGGTGGCCGAGGCGGTCGGGCACCTGGCGCACCGCGACGTCGCGCTCGGGGTGCTGCCGCTCGGCACCACCAACAACTTCGCCCGCAGCCTGGAGCTGCCGCTGGACCTGCCGGGCGCGGTCGCGACCCTCGCCCTCGGGCGGCCGGACGGCGGGAAGGTCGCCGACGTCGACGTCGGCTGGTTCGAGTCGACGGGCGACCCGCAGGGCGAGGGGCCGGGCGCCGACCGCGAGCACATCTTCGCCAACATGGTCAGCCTCGGGCTGTCGGTCCAGGTCGCCGAGCACGTCCCGCACACGCTCAAGCGGTTCATCGGGCGCCCCGCCTACGCGCTGACGGCGGCGGGCCTGCTGCCCCGGCACGAGGCCTTCACCGCCCGCATCACGATCGACGGCGAGACGCACGAGGTCTCGACGCACCAGCTGAACGTCGCCAACGGCGCGCACCACAGCGGGCAGCGCATCGCCCGCGACGCCAGCCCGGACGACCGGCTGCTGGCCGTGTACCGGCTCGGCGACGAGCGGCGGCTGCGGCTGGCGTCGGCCACGGCCCGGCACGTGCTCACCGGCCCGCGGCGGTCGCTGGAGGACGACGCCTTCCTCACCACGACCAACGTGCAGATCGAGACCGACCCGCCGATGCAGGTGGACGTGGACGGCGAGGTCCGCGGCCGCACCCCGGTGTCGATCAAGCTGCGCGGCAACGCGCTGCGGGTGATCGTCCCGAAGACGTTCGTCGACACCTGA
- a CDS encoding PadR family transcriptional regulator, whose protein sequence is MSTTRLLVLGGVRRFGRAHGYEVRRELLSWGSDEWAHVNPGSIYHALRQLAKEGLLHAHEVEESEAGPPHTDYEITEAGRAEFHRLLRSALSAVDVRHPEMLTAGLGFLTELPRAEALALLRERLDGLAAWRASVAPPLDELDPSDHLRELLGWWVHSADSARTWTLGVIERLEAGAYVMADERGPGGA, encoded by the coding sequence ATGTCGACGACGCGGCTGCTGGTGCTCGGCGGGGTGCGCAGGTTCGGGCGGGCGCACGGCTACGAGGTCCGCCGCGAGCTGCTCTCCTGGGGCTCGGACGAGTGGGCCCACGTCAACCCGGGCTCGATCTACCACGCGCTCAGGCAGCTGGCCAAGGAGGGCCTGCTGCACGCCCACGAGGTGGAGGAGAGCGAGGCGGGCCCGCCGCACACCGACTACGAGATCACCGAGGCCGGCCGGGCGGAGTTCCACCGGCTGCTGCGCTCCGCCCTCTCCGCGGTGGACGTCCGGCACCCGGAGATGCTGACCGCGGGCCTGGGGTTCCTCACCGAGCTGCCGCGCGCCGAGGCGCTCGCCCTGCTGCGCGAGCGCCTCGACGGCCTGGCCGCCTGGCGCGCCTCCGTCGCCCCGCCCCTGGACGAGCTCGACCCCTCCGACCACCTGCGCGAGCTGCTCGGCTGGTGGGTCCACTCCGCCGACTCCGCCAGAACCTGGACGCTCGGCGTGATCGAGCGCCTGGAGGCCGGCGCGTACGTCATGGCCGACGAGCGCGGCCCGGGCGGCGCGTAG
- a CDS encoding aldo/keto reductase, with product MTRHFDLGGDLRISRMGFGAMRLPASTRGGPAGDRDTGIKILQRAVELGVDHVDTAAFYYYEGGPAANEMIRAALAPYPPGLVVATKVGPYRGPGDPFPSGQLPASELRAEVERNLTELGLDRLDLVYLRPGGLEAPGDEPIGERFAVLAALREEGLIRHLGLSHVSLAQLEEARGIAPVAAVQNRFDVTLPRDAELLAACEREHIAYAPYFPLGGFGIPDDARVNEVAARHGATVPQVLLAGLLALSPVMLAIPGTGSPDHLEENIAAADLVLAPEDLAALKR from the coding sequence ATGACACGACACTTCGATCTCGGCGGCGACCTGCGGATCTCCCGGATGGGCTTCGGCGCGATGCGGCTGCCCGCGAGCACCCGCGGCGGACCCGCGGGCGACCGGGACACCGGAATCAAGATCCTCCAGCGGGCCGTCGAGCTGGGCGTGGACCACGTCGACACGGCCGCGTTCTACTACTACGAGGGCGGCCCCGCGGCCAACGAGATGATCCGCGCCGCGCTCGCCCCCTACCCGCCCGGCCTGGTCGTCGCCACGAAGGTGGGACCGTACCGGGGCCCGGGCGACCCCTTCCCGTCCGGGCAGCTCCCGGCGTCGGAGCTGCGCGCCGAGGTGGAGCGCAACCTCACCGAACTCGGCCTCGACCGGCTCGACCTGGTCTACCTGCGGCCCGGCGGGCTGGAGGCCCCGGGCGACGAGCCGATCGGGGAGCGCTTCGCCGTCCTGGCCGCGCTCCGCGAGGAGGGGCTGATCAGGCACCTCGGACTGAGCCACGTGAGCCTCGCCCAGCTGGAGGAGGCGCGCGGGATCGCGCCGGTCGCGGCCGTCCAGAACCGGTTCGACGTGACGCTGCCGCGGGACGCCGAGCTTCTCGCCGCGTGTGAGCGCGAACACATCGCCTACGCCCCCTACTTCCCGCTCGGCGGGTTCGGCATCCCCGACGACGCGCGCGTCAACGAGGTCGCCGCCCGCCACGGCGCCACCGTCCCGCAGGTGCTGCTCGCCGGGCTGCTGGCCCTGTCGCCGGTGATGCTCGCGATCCCGGGCACCGGCTCCCCGGACCATCTGGAGGAGAACATCGCCGCCGCGGATCTGGTGCTCGCCCCGGAGGACCTCGCCGCCCTGAAGCGGTGA